In Electrophorus electricus isolate fEleEle1 chromosome 12, fEleEle1.pri, whole genome shotgun sequence, a single window of DNA contains:
- the gpr101 gene encoding probable G-protein coupled receptor 101, with amino-acid sequence MPASQAPGVVHNSSAGPWDPGYLGPPSVTNSAVKMVLIAAIVCASLFGNVVVLLAFQRKPQLLHVANRFVLNLLLADLLQTVLVMPFAIAAAAPGVWPLDARLCRVLVVLMHLFAFAGVNTIIVVSVDRYLAIIHPLSYPTRMTPHLGTNLIALTWLLGVLQSTPPLYGWGAIDFDRRHSACTVVWSASYSYSALVAALSFWLPVAIMLACYWMVFRAARRQNALVHPMQTNQLPDSQAPCSSPQQPPPEGPFSAAYPTRNRHRRFHYHCKAARVVFVVMASYILSMGPYSVLSTVSMRPGAAVPPWLASLSLVLFFLQCCLHPYIYGYMHRSVRKEFLALLCGTLCGQGRPGRGSAAESCFAVTDGRSAHTRPPGRTTRVRPLHTWEEGTTSSSPTDRRSRESHKETTSVSLSSERELTVHSSKCQEGV; translated from the coding sequence ATGCCCGCATCGCAGGCCCCTGGAGTGGTCCATAACTCCAGCGCTGGGCCCTGGGACCCCGGCTACCTGGGGCCACCATCGGTGACGAACAGCGCGGTGAAGATGGTGCTCATCGCGGCCATTGTCTGCGCTTCGCTCTTCGGCAACGTGGTGGTACTGCTGGCGTTCCAGCGCAAGCCACAGCTGCTGCATGTGGCCAACCGCTTCGTGCTCAATCTGCTGCTAGCCGACCTGCTGCAAACCGTGCTGGTCATGCCCTTTGCCATCGCAGCCGCCGCACCGGGCGTCTGGCCACTGGACGCCCGCCTGTGCCGGGTGCTAGTCGTGCTCATGCACCTGTTTGCCTTCGCTGGTGTGAACACCATCATCGTGGTGTCGGTGGACCGCTATCTGGCCATCATCCACCCGCTGTCGTACCCCACGCGCATGACGCCCCACCTGGGCACCAACCTCATCGCTCTCACCTGGCTGTTAGGGGTACTGCAGAGCACGCCGCCTCTCTACGGCTGGGGGGCCATCGACTTCGACCGCCGCCACAGCGCCTGCACCGTGGTGTGGTCTGCCAGCTACTCCTACTCTGCCCTGGTGGCGGCGCTCTCCTTCTGGCTGCCCGTGGCCATCATGCTAGCCTGCTACTGGATGGTGTTCAGGGCAGCCAGGCGACAGAACGCCCTGGTGCACCCCATGCAGACCAACCAGCTCCCGGACTCCCAGGCCCCGTGCTCCAGTCCACAGCAGCCCCCACCCGAGGGGCCATTCTCGGCCGCGTACCCCACCAGGAACCGGCACCGGCGCTTTCACTACCACTGCAAGGCGGCGCGGGTGGTGTTCGTGGTCATGGCCTCCTACATCCTCAGCATGGGTCCCTACAGCGTGCTGAGCACCGTGTCTATGCGTCCTGGCGCTGCCGTGCCGCCCTGGCTGGCCTCGCTATCGCTCGTCCTCTTCTTCCTTCAGTGCTGCCTGCATCCGTATATCTACGGCTACATGCATCGTAGCGTGCGCAAGGAGTTCCTGGCCCTGCTCTGCGGGACCCTCTGCGGCCAGGGCCGACCCGGGCGTGGATCTGCCGCGGAGAGCTGCTTCGCAGTGACCGATGGGCGCTCAGCGCACACACGCCCACCCGGCCGCACCACCCGTGTGCGGCCTCTCCATACCTGGGAGGAAGGGACCACGTCATCGTCGCCCACAGACAGGAGGTCCAGGGAGAGCCACAAAGAGACCACGTCTGTCAGCCTGAGCTCTGAGAGAGAGCTCACTGTGCACAGCAGCAAGTGTCAGGAAGGCGTTTAG
- the LOC113583048 gene encoding transmembrane 9 superfamily member 2 isoform X1, whose translation MKLLYLWARLACSLFATIPVSGFYLPGLAPVSFCEEDGKTSDCQNKIQLFVNRLDSVESVLPYEYDVFDFCKDEEEKRPSENLGQVLFGERIETSPYKFKFGKDVSCQKVCSKSYATSNQEDKAKLDFLKRGMELNYQHHWIVDNMPVTWCYQVEDGQQYCNPGFPIGCLVTHEGRPKDACIINAKFNKKSTYYLFNHVDITITYHSGDNENWRGARLVAARLEPQSIKHGDENSLSCEGSPMEIPVDFSTDLKVTYSYSIKFESTNAIRWASRWDYILVSMPHSNIQWFSIMNSLVIVLFLSGMVAMIMLRTLHKDIARYNQVDQADLFKIHLHSGAAYEDAQEESGWKQVHGDVFRPPPNGMLLAVFLGQGAQIFIMTFITLFLACLGFLSPANRGALMTCAVVLWVLLGTPAGYVSARIYKSFGGEKWKTNVFLTALLCPGIVFADFFLMNLILWVEGSSAAIPFGTLLAILALWFGISVPLTFVGAFFGFKKPVMEHPVRTNQIPRQIPEQSFFTRPVPGIVMGGILPFGCIFIQLFFILNSIWSHQMYYMFGFLFLVFIILLITCSEATILLCYFHLCAEDYHWWWRSFLTSGFTAVYLLIYAVHYFFSKLQIQGAASTILYFGYTMIMVLIFFLFTGTIGFFACFWFVNKIYSVVKVD comes from the exons ATGAAGCTACTTTATTTATGGGCTAGACTTGCGTGTAGTTTATTTGCAACTATTCCAGTCTCCGGATTCTACCTTCCGGGTTTAGCTCCAGTTAGTTTTTGCGAAGAGGACGGGAAAACCAGTGACTGTCAG AATAAGATCCAGCTGTTTGTAAATCGACTGGATTCTGTGGAATCCGTCCTGCCCTACGAGTATGATGT GTTTGATTTTTGcaaagatgaagaggagaagaggccGTCAGAAAACCTGGGCCAAGTGTTATTTGGCGAGAGAATCGAGACATCGCCTTACAAG TTCAAATTTGGGAAAGATGTGTCTTGCCAAAAGGTGTGCAGCAAATCATATGCTACGTCTAATCAAGAGGACAAAGCCAAGTTGGACTTTCTCAAGAGAGGCATGGAGCTGAATTACCAGCATCACTG GATTGTTGACAACATGCCTGTGACATGGTGCTACCAAGTGGAAGATGGTCAGCAGTACTGCAACCCTGGCTTCCCTATTGGTTGCTTAGTAACCCACGAAGGACGGCCTAAAGATGCCTGTATCATCAAT GCTAAGTTCAACAAGAAAAGCACATACTACCTCTTCAATCATGTGGATATCACCATAACGTATCACAGCGGGGACAATGAGAACTGGAGAGGTGCTCGACTGGTGGCTGCCAGACTAGAGCCTCAGAG tattaAACACGGTGATGAGAACAGTCTGTCATGTGAAGGCTCACCCATGGAGATACCAGTGGATTTCTCTACCGATCTGAAAGTGACCTACTCTTATTCTATCAAGTTTGAG TCCACAAATGCGATCAGGTGGGCATCAAGATGGGATTACATTCTGGTTTCTATGCCCCACTCAAACATTCAATGGTTTAG CATTATGAACTCTCTGGTCATCGTGCTTTTCCTCTCCGGCATGGTGGCCATGATCATGCTGAGGACACTACACAAGGACATCGCCAGGTACAACCAGGTGGACCAG GCAGACTTGTTTAAGATCCATCTACACTCAGGCGCTGCATAT gAGGATGCGCAGGAGGAGTCCGGGTGGAAGCAGGTGCACGGGGACGTGTTCAGGCCGCCTCCCAATGGGATGCTGCTCGCTGTCTTTCTTGGGCAGGGCGCACAGATCTTCATCATGACCTTCATCACGCTCT TCCTGGCTTGCCTGGGATTCCTGTCTCCGGCCAACAGAGGTGCCCTGATGACATGTGCAGTGGTGCTGTGGGTGCTTCTAGGCACACCCGCTGGCTACGTATCAGCCAGGATCTACAAAA GTTTCGGTGGGGAAAAATGGAAAACCAACGTTTTTTTGACAGCTCTTCTGTGCCCCGG CATCGTGTTTGCGGACTTCTTCCTGATGAACCTGATCCTGTGGGTTGAGGGCTCGTCAGCAGCCATCCCGTTCGGCACCCTGCTGGCCATCCTGGCTCTCTGGTTCGGCATCTCCGTGCCGCTCACCTTTGTGGGCGCCTTCTTTGGCTTCAAGAAGCCG GTAATGGAGCATCCAGTGCGGACGAACCAGATCCCACGCCAAATCCCTGAGCAGTCCTTCTTCACTAGACCTGTGCCAGGCATCGTCATGGGTGGCATCCTGCCCTTTGGCTGCATCTTCATCCAACTCTTTTTTATCCTCAACAGCATCTG GTCTCATCAGATGTATTACATGTTTGGCTTCTTGTTCCTGGTCTTCATCATCCTACTCATCACCTGTTCAGAAGCCACCATCCTGCTCTGCTACTTCcacctgtgtgctgag GATTATCACTGGTGGTGGCGATCGTTCCTTACGAGCGGATTCACAGCAGTTTACCTGCTCATCTACGCTGTGCATTATTTCTTCTCCAAACTCCAAATCCAAGGGGCCGCCAGCACCATCCTTTACTTTGGCTACACCATGATCATGGTGCTCATATTCTTCCTCTTCACAG GTACCATCGGCTTCTTTGCCTGCTTCTGGTTTGTGAATAAGATCTACAGTGTGGTGAAGGTGGACTAA
- the rbmx gene encoding RNA-binding motif protein, X chromosome isoform X4 has product MVEADRPGKLFIGGLNTETTEKALEGYFSKFGRISEVILMKDRETNKSRGFAFVTYENPSDAKDAAREMNGKALDGKPIKVEQATKPQFESLGRRGPPSMHPRSRGPPRVLRGSRGAPSGLRGPPSREVVEPFFKGMSSRGPPPLKRGPPIRDGGPPPKRTAPSGPMGRPPMSRDRDPYGPPPPRRDSLMSRRDDYPSPRDDHYSAKDSYSSRDYMSSRDSRDYAPPPRDYTYRDYPSQSSSRDDYGSASRGYSDRDGYGGGREPRGYIERPSAGSYRDPYDGYGNSRSAPPSRGPPPSYSGSGGSSRYDDYGSSSRDGYGSRESYPSSRSDPYSASRG; this is encoded by the exons ATGGTGGAGGCAGACCGACCAGGGAAGCTGTTCATTGGTGGCCTGAACACTGAAACTACAGAGAAGGCTCTTGAAGGCTATTTCAGTAAATTTGGCCGAATATCTGAAG TTATATTGATGAAAGATCGTGAAACAAATAAGTCCAGAGGATTTGCTTTTGTGACTTATGAGAATCCTAGTGATGCAAAAGATGCTGCAAGGGAAATGAATGGAAAG GCCTTAGATGGTAAACCTATCAAAGTAGAGCAGGCCACAAAGCCTCAGTTTGAGTCACTTGGCCGTCGTGGCCCACCATCAATGCACCCACGCAGCCGTGGTCCTCCCCGAGTCCTGCGAGGCTCCAGGGGTGCTCCCAGTGGACTACGAGGACCACCAAGCAGAG AGGTTGTAGAACCTTTCTTTAAAGGGATGTCATCCAGAGGCCCACCACCTCTCAAAAGGGGACCTCCGATCCGTGATGGGGGGCCACCGCCAAAGAGAACAGCACCCTCTGGTCCAATGGGCAGAC ccCCAATGTCTAGAGACCGGGATCCGTATGGTCCTCCTCCACCTCGCAGGGATTCGCTTATGTCAAGGAGAGATGACTATCCTTCCCCACGTGATGACCACTACAGTGCTAAAGACAG CTATTCCAGTCGGGACTACATGAGCTCGAGGGACAGTAGGGATTATGCCCCACCACCACGCGACTACACATACCGTGATTATCCATCCCAGTCTAGCTCAAGAGATGACTATGGTTCTGCCTCTAGAGGCTACAG TGATCGTGATGGTTATGGGGGTGGTCGAGAACCCAGGGGCTATATTGAGCGGCCAAGTGCAGGCTCCTATAGGGATCCCTATGACGGTTACG GTAACTCGCGCAGTGCCCCTCCCTCAAGGGGTCCCCCTCCATCCTACAGTGGGAGTGGCGGAAGCAGTCGCTATGACGACTATGGCAGCAGTTCCCGGGATGGATATGGCAGTCGCGAGAGTTACCCCAGCAGTCGGAGTGACCCATACTCCGCTAGCCGTG GATGA
- the rbmx gene encoding RNA-binding motif protein, X chromosome isoform X1 produces MVEADRPGKLFIGGLNTETTEKALEGYFSKFGRISEVILMKDRETNKSRGFAFVTYENPSDAKDAAREMNGKALDGKPIKVEQATKPQFESLGRRGPPSMHPRSRGPPRVLRGSRGAPSGLRGPPSREVVEPFFKGMSSRGPPPLKRGPPIRDGGPPPKRTAPSGPMGRPPMSRDRDPYGPPPPRRDSLMSRRDDYPSPRDDHYSAKDSYSSRDYMSSRDSRDYAPPPRDYTYRDYPSQSSSRDDYGSASRGYSDRDGYGGGREPRGYIERPSAGSYRDPYDGYGNSRSAPPSRGPPPSYSGSGGSSRYDDYGSSSRDGYGSRESYPSSRSDPYSASRGERLGRQERGPAPPLERGYPPREYSSSSRGAPRGGSRGGGSRADRGMARSRY; encoded by the exons ATGGTGGAGGCAGACCGACCAGGGAAGCTGTTCATTGGTGGCCTGAACACTGAAACTACAGAGAAGGCTCTTGAAGGCTATTTCAGTAAATTTGGCCGAATATCTGAAG TTATATTGATGAAAGATCGTGAAACAAATAAGTCCAGAGGATTTGCTTTTGTGACTTATGAGAATCCTAGTGATGCAAAAGATGCTGCAAGGGAAATGAATGGAAAG GCCTTAGATGGTAAACCTATCAAAGTAGAGCAGGCCACAAAGCCTCAGTTTGAGTCACTTGGCCGTCGTGGCCCACCATCAATGCACCCACGCAGCCGTGGTCCTCCCCGAGTCCTGCGAGGCTCCAGGGGTGCTCCCAGTGGACTACGAGGACCACCAAGCAGAG AGGTTGTAGAACCTTTCTTTAAAGGGATGTCATCCAGAGGCCCACCACCTCTCAAAAGGGGACCTCCGATCCGTGATGGGGGGCCACCGCCAAAGAGAACAGCACCCTCTGGTCCAATGGGCAGAC ccCCAATGTCTAGAGACCGGGATCCGTATGGTCCTCCTCCACCTCGCAGGGATTCGCTTATGTCAAGGAGAGATGACTATCCTTCCCCACGTGATGACCACTACAGTGCTAAAGACAG CTATTCCAGTCGGGACTACATGAGCTCGAGGGACAGTAGGGATTATGCCCCACCACCACGCGACTACACATACCGTGATTATCCATCCCAGTCTAGCTCAAGAGATGACTATGGTTCTGCCTCTAGAGGCTACAG TGATCGTGATGGTTATGGGGGTGGTCGAGAACCCAGGGGCTATATTGAGCGGCCAAGTGCAGGCTCCTATAGGGATCCCTATGACGGTTACG GTAACTCGCGCAGTGCCCCTCCCTCAAGGGGTCCCCCTCCATCCTACAGTGGGAGTGGCGGAAGCAGTCGCTATGACGACTATGGCAGCAGTTCCCGGGATGGATATGGCAGTCGCGAGAGTTACCCCAGCAGTCGGAGTGACCCATACTCCGCTAGCCGTGGTGAGCGACTGGGCAGGCAAGAGCGAGGCCCTGCCCCCCCCCTAGAGAGAGGCTACCCTCCTCGCGAGTATAGCAGCTCAAGTCGCGGGGCGCCCCGTGGCGGCAGCCGTGGTGGGGGCAGTCGGGCAGATAGAGGGATGGCCCGCAGTCGTTACTGA
- the LOC113583048 gene encoding transmembrane 9 superfamily member 2 isoform X2, translating into MKLLYLWARLACSLFATIPVSGFYLPGLAPVSFCEEDGKTSDCQNKIQLFVNRLDSVESVLPYEYDVFDFCKDEEEKRPSENLGQVLFGERIETSPYKFKFGKDVSCQKVCSKSYATSNQEDKAKLDFLKRGMELNYQHHWIVDNMPVTWCYQVEDGQQYCNPGFPIGCLVTHEGRPKDACIINAKFNKKSTYYLFNHVDITITYHSGDNENWRGARLVAARLEPQSIKHGDENSLSCEGSPMEIPVDFSTDLKVTYSYSIKFESTNAIRWASRWDYILVSMPHSNIQWFSIMNSLVIVLFLSGMVAMIMLRTLHKDIARYNQVDQEDAQEESGWKQVHGDVFRPPPNGMLLAVFLGQGAQIFIMTFITLFLACLGFLSPANRGALMTCAVVLWVLLGTPAGYVSARIYKSFGGEKWKTNVFLTALLCPGIVFADFFLMNLILWVEGSSAAIPFGTLLAILALWFGISVPLTFVGAFFGFKKPVMEHPVRTNQIPRQIPEQSFFTRPVPGIVMGGILPFGCIFIQLFFILNSIWSHQMYYMFGFLFLVFIILLITCSEATILLCYFHLCAEDYHWWWRSFLTSGFTAVYLLIYAVHYFFSKLQIQGAASTILYFGYTMIMVLIFFLFTGTIGFFACFWFVNKIYSVVKVD; encoded by the exons ATGAAGCTACTTTATTTATGGGCTAGACTTGCGTGTAGTTTATTTGCAACTATTCCAGTCTCCGGATTCTACCTTCCGGGTTTAGCTCCAGTTAGTTTTTGCGAAGAGGACGGGAAAACCAGTGACTGTCAG AATAAGATCCAGCTGTTTGTAAATCGACTGGATTCTGTGGAATCCGTCCTGCCCTACGAGTATGATGT GTTTGATTTTTGcaaagatgaagaggagaagaggccGTCAGAAAACCTGGGCCAAGTGTTATTTGGCGAGAGAATCGAGACATCGCCTTACAAG TTCAAATTTGGGAAAGATGTGTCTTGCCAAAAGGTGTGCAGCAAATCATATGCTACGTCTAATCAAGAGGACAAAGCCAAGTTGGACTTTCTCAAGAGAGGCATGGAGCTGAATTACCAGCATCACTG GATTGTTGACAACATGCCTGTGACATGGTGCTACCAAGTGGAAGATGGTCAGCAGTACTGCAACCCTGGCTTCCCTATTGGTTGCTTAGTAACCCACGAAGGACGGCCTAAAGATGCCTGTATCATCAAT GCTAAGTTCAACAAGAAAAGCACATACTACCTCTTCAATCATGTGGATATCACCATAACGTATCACAGCGGGGACAATGAGAACTGGAGAGGTGCTCGACTGGTGGCTGCCAGACTAGAGCCTCAGAG tattaAACACGGTGATGAGAACAGTCTGTCATGTGAAGGCTCACCCATGGAGATACCAGTGGATTTCTCTACCGATCTGAAAGTGACCTACTCTTATTCTATCAAGTTTGAG TCCACAAATGCGATCAGGTGGGCATCAAGATGGGATTACATTCTGGTTTCTATGCCCCACTCAAACATTCAATGGTTTAG CATTATGAACTCTCTGGTCATCGTGCTTTTCCTCTCCGGCATGGTGGCCATGATCATGCTGAGGACACTACACAAGGACATCGCCAGGTACAACCAGGTGGACCAG gAGGATGCGCAGGAGGAGTCCGGGTGGAAGCAGGTGCACGGGGACGTGTTCAGGCCGCCTCCCAATGGGATGCTGCTCGCTGTCTTTCTTGGGCAGGGCGCACAGATCTTCATCATGACCTTCATCACGCTCT TCCTGGCTTGCCTGGGATTCCTGTCTCCGGCCAACAGAGGTGCCCTGATGACATGTGCAGTGGTGCTGTGGGTGCTTCTAGGCACACCCGCTGGCTACGTATCAGCCAGGATCTACAAAA GTTTCGGTGGGGAAAAATGGAAAACCAACGTTTTTTTGACAGCTCTTCTGTGCCCCGG CATCGTGTTTGCGGACTTCTTCCTGATGAACCTGATCCTGTGGGTTGAGGGCTCGTCAGCAGCCATCCCGTTCGGCACCCTGCTGGCCATCCTGGCTCTCTGGTTCGGCATCTCCGTGCCGCTCACCTTTGTGGGCGCCTTCTTTGGCTTCAAGAAGCCG GTAATGGAGCATCCAGTGCGGACGAACCAGATCCCACGCCAAATCCCTGAGCAGTCCTTCTTCACTAGACCTGTGCCAGGCATCGTCATGGGTGGCATCCTGCCCTTTGGCTGCATCTTCATCCAACTCTTTTTTATCCTCAACAGCATCTG GTCTCATCAGATGTATTACATGTTTGGCTTCTTGTTCCTGGTCTTCATCATCCTACTCATCACCTGTTCAGAAGCCACCATCCTGCTCTGCTACTTCcacctgtgtgctgag GATTATCACTGGTGGTGGCGATCGTTCCTTACGAGCGGATTCACAGCAGTTTACCTGCTCATCTACGCTGTGCATTATTTCTTCTCCAAACTCCAAATCCAAGGGGCCGCCAGCACCATCCTTTACTTTGGCTACACCATGATCATGGTGCTCATATTCTTCCTCTTCACAG GTACCATCGGCTTCTTTGCCTGCTTCTGGTTTGTGAATAAGATCTACAGTGTGGTGAAGGTGGACTAA
- the rbmx gene encoding RNA-binding motif protein, X chromosome isoform X3, with amino-acid sequence MVEADRPGKLFIGGLNTETTEKALEGYFSKFGRISEVILMKDRETNKSRGFAFVTYENPSDAKDAAREMNGKALDGKPIKVEQATKPQFESLGRRGPPSMHPRSRGPPRVLRGSRGAPSGLRGPPSRGMSSRGPPPLKRGPPIRDGGPPPKRTAPSGPMGRPPMSRDRDPYGPPPPRRDSLMSRRDDYPSPRDDHYSAKDSYSSRDYMSSRDSRDYAPPPRDYTYRDYPSQSSSRDDYGSASRGYSDRDGYGGGREPRGYIERPSAGSYRDPYDGYGNSRSAPPSRGPPPSYSGSGGSSRYDDYGSSSRDGYGSRESYPSSRSDPYSASRGERLGRQERGPAPPLERGYPPREYSSSSRGAPRGGSRGGGSRADRGMARSRY; translated from the exons ATGGTGGAGGCAGACCGACCAGGGAAGCTGTTCATTGGTGGCCTGAACACTGAAACTACAGAGAAGGCTCTTGAAGGCTATTTCAGTAAATTTGGCCGAATATCTGAAG TTATATTGATGAAAGATCGTGAAACAAATAAGTCCAGAGGATTTGCTTTTGTGACTTATGAGAATCCTAGTGATGCAAAAGATGCTGCAAGGGAAATGAATGGAAAG GCCTTAGATGGTAAACCTATCAAAGTAGAGCAGGCCACAAAGCCTCAGTTTGAGTCACTTGGCCGTCGTGGCCCACCATCAATGCACCCACGCAGCCGTGGTCCTCCCCGAGTCCTGCGAGGCTCCAGGGGTGCTCCCAGTGGACTACGAGGACCACCAAGCAGAG GGATGTCATCCAGAGGCCCACCACCTCTCAAAAGGGGACCTCCGATCCGTGATGGGGGGCCACCGCCAAAGAGAACAGCACCCTCTGGTCCAATGGGCAGAC ccCCAATGTCTAGAGACCGGGATCCGTATGGTCCTCCTCCACCTCGCAGGGATTCGCTTATGTCAAGGAGAGATGACTATCCTTCCCCACGTGATGACCACTACAGTGCTAAAGACAG CTATTCCAGTCGGGACTACATGAGCTCGAGGGACAGTAGGGATTATGCCCCACCACCACGCGACTACACATACCGTGATTATCCATCCCAGTCTAGCTCAAGAGATGACTATGGTTCTGCCTCTAGAGGCTACAG TGATCGTGATGGTTATGGGGGTGGTCGAGAACCCAGGGGCTATATTGAGCGGCCAAGTGCAGGCTCCTATAGGGATCCCTATGACGGTTACG GTAACTCGCGCAGTGCCCCTCCCTCAAGGGGTCCCCCTCCATCCTACAGTGGGAGTGGCGGAAGCAGTCGCTATGACGACTATGGCAGCAGTTCCCGGGATGGATATGGCAGTCGCGAGAGTTACCCCAGCAGTCGGAGTGACCCATACTCCGCTAGCCGTGGTGAGCGACTGGGCAGGCAAGAGCGAGGCCCTGCCCCCCCCCTAGAGAGAGGCTACCCTCCTCGCGAGTATAGCAGCTCAAGTCGCGGGGCGCCCCGTGGCGGCAGCCGTGGTGGGGGCAGTCGGGCAGATAGAGGGATGGCCCGCAGTCGTTACTGA
- the rbmx gene encoding RNA-binding motif protein, X chromosome isoform X2, which translates to MVEADRPGKLFIGGLNTETTEKALEGYFSKFGRISEVILMKDRETNKSRGFAFVTYENPSDAKDAAREMNGKALDGKPIKVEQATKPQFESLGRRGPPSMHPRSRGPPRVLRGSRGAPSGLRGPPSREPFFKGMSSRGPPPLKRGPPIRDGGPPPKRTAPSGPMGRPPMSRDRDPYGPPPPRRDSLMSRRDDYPSPRDDHYSAKDSYSSRDYMSSRDSRDYAPPPRDYTYRDYPSQSSSRDDYGSASRGYSDRDGYGGGREPRGYIERPSAGSYRDPYDGYGNSRSAPPSRGPPPSYSGSGGSSRYDDYGSSSRDGYGSRESYPSSRSDPYSASRGERLGRQERGPAPPLERGYPPREYSSSSRGAPRGGSRGGGSRADRGMARSRY; encoded by the exons ATGGTGGAGGCAGACCGACCAGGGAAGCTGTTCATTGGTGGCCTGAACACTGAAACTACAGAGAAGGCTCTTGAAGGCTATTTCAGTAAATTTGGCCGAATATCTGAAG TTATATTGATGAAAGATCGTGAAACAAATAAGTCCAGAGGATTTGCTTTTGTGACTTATGAGAATCCTAGTGATGCAAAAGATGCTGCAAGGGAAATGAATGGAAAG GCCTTAGATGGTAAACCTATCAAAGTAGAGCAGGCCACAAAGCCTCAGTTTGAGTCACTTGGCCGTCGTGGCCCACCATCAATGCACCCACGCAGCCGTGGTCCTCCCCGAGTCCTGCGAGGCTCCAGGGGTGCTCCCAGTGGACTACGAGGACCACCAAGCAGAG AACCTTTCTTTAAAGGGATGTCATCCAGAGGCCCACCACCTCTCAAAAGGGGACCTCCGATCCGTGATGGGGGGCCACCGCCAAAGAGAACAGCACCCTCTGGTCCAATGGGCAGAC ccCCAATGTCTAGAGACCGGGATCCGTATGGTCCTCCTCCACCTCGCAGGGATTCGCTTATGTCAAGGAGAGATGACTATCCTTCCCCACGTGATGACCACTACAGTGCTAAAGACAG CTATTCCAGTCGGGACTACATGAGCTCGAGGGACAGTAGGGATTATGCCCCACCACCACGCGACTACACATACCGTGATTATCCATCCCAGTCTAGCTCAAGAGATGACTATGGTTCTGCCTCTAGAGGCTACAG TGATCGTGATGGTTATGGGGGTGGTCGAGAACCCAGGGGCTATATTGAGCGGCCAAGTGCAGGCTCCTATAGGGATCCCTATGACGGTTACG GTAACTCGCGCAGTGCCCCTCCCTCAAGGGGTCCCCCTCCATCCTACAGTGGGAGTGGCGGAAGCAGTCGCTATGACGACTATGGCAGCAGTTCCCGGGATGGATATGGCAGTCGCGAGAGTTACCCCAGCAGTCGGAGTGACCCATACTCCGCTAGCCGTGGTGAGCGACTGGGCAGGCAAGAGCGAGGCCCTGCCCCCCCCCTAGAGAGAGGCTACCCTCCTCGCGAGTATAGCAGCTCAAGTCGCGGGGCGCCCCGTGGCGGCAGCCGTGGTGGGGGCAGTCGGGCAGATAGAGGGATGGCCCGCAGTCGTTACTGA
- the rbmx gene encoding RNA-binding motif protein, X chromosome isoform X5, whose product MVEADRPGKLFIGGLNTETTEKALEGYFSKFGRISEVILMKDRETNKSRGFAFVTYENPSDAKDAAREMNGKALDGKPIKVEQATKPQFESLGRRGPPSMHPRSRGPPRVLRGSRGAPSGLRGPPSREVVEPFFKGMSSRGPPPLKRGPPIRDGGPPPKRTAPSGPMGRPPMSRDRDPYGPPPPRRDSLMSRRDDYPSPRDDHYSAKDSYSSRDYMSSRDSRDYAPPPRDYTYRDYPSQSSSRDDYGSASRGYSDRDGYGGGREPRGYIERPSAGSYRDPYDGYG is encoded by the exons ATGGTGGAGGCAGACCGACCAGGGAAGCTGTTCATTGGTGGCCTGAACACTGAAACTACAGAGAAGGCTCTTGAAGGCTATTTCAGTAAATTTGGCCGAATATCTGAAG TTATATTGATGAAAGATCGTGAAACAAATAAGTCCAGAGGATTTGCTTTTGTGACTTATGAGAATCCTAGTGATGCAAAAGATGCTGCAAGGGAAATGAATGGAAAG GCCTTAGATGGTAAACCTATCAAAGTAGAGCAGGCCACAAAGCCTCAGTTTGAGTCACTTGGCCGTCGTGGCCCACCATCAATGCACCCACGCAGCCGTGGTCCTCCCCGAGTCCTGCGAGGCTCCAGGGGTGCTCCCAGTGGACTACGAGGACCACCAAGCAGAG AGGTTGTAGAACCTTTCTTTAAAGGGATGTCATCCAGAGGCCCACCACCTCTCAAAAGGGGACCTCCGATCCGTGATGGGGGGCCACCGCCAAAGAGAACAGCACCCTCTGGTCCAATGGGCAGAC ccCCAATGTCTAGAGACCGGGATCCGTATGGTCCTCCTCCACCTCGCAGGGATTCGCTTATGTCAAGGAGAGATGACTATCCTTCCCCACGTGATGACCACTACAGTGCTAAAGACAG CTATTCCAGTCGGGACTACATGAGCTCGAGGGACAGTAGGGATTATGCCCCACCACCACGCGACTACACATACCGTGATTATCCATCCCAGTCTAGCTCAAGAGATGACTATGGTTCTGCCTCTAGAGGCTACAG TGATCGTGATGGTTATGGGGGTGGTCGAGAACCCAGGGGCTATATTGAGCGGCCAAGTGCAGGCTCCTATAGGGATCCCTATGACGGTTACG GATGA